One genomic window of Salmo salar chromosome ssa12, Ssal_v3.1, whole genome shotgun sequence includes the following:
- the LOC106566051 gene encoding PAK4-inhibitor INKA2 has translation MPQEAWSGSPHNRALLYDTQLIGYQDWPWLHIGADRKGCLKGEREGSRDGLTEQPTERRKEKGKDFWESYNKVSMKEAGDGLHAQMNSMMGALQELKLLQVQTALEQLDISGGSVQRAAPPPAEDTCPGPTPSPNATIGFVHDETLRPPLVRTTSEEQQQSRGGHQSSLGTSPSSSSLETVESESESQPLPRRVSGYTAPQVEYCVPRLCQVFPEHRQPAHPSQVVDLPGILYSLSKEGPSLDSDYSLDSMDDSRDWTSSLMSRSRNRQPLVLGDNVFADLVGNWLDLPELEKEEMIGWTDRPDSPAHPLRLSRSQEICRKVSLTTNIFKKFLRSVRPDRDKLLKERPGWMVPENQEAELFKRPKKVSKQQTKGSFYLPFWAGVGQQGKGRPCPQLAEERHPTSQSQGQFSGLYIDRRQEWRQEARMEKMLPLFDYNTAVWV, from the exons ATGCCCCAGGAGGCCTGGTCTGGCTCACCCCACAACAGGGCTCTGCTCTATG ACACACAGCTGATTGGCTACCAGGACTGGCCCTGGCTTCATATAGGGGCTGACAGGAAGGGCTGTTtgaaaggtgagagagaggggagcagagacgGACTGACAGAGCagccaacagagaggagaaaagagaaagggaaagactTCTGGGAAAGTTATAACAAG gTATCTAtgaaggaggcaggagatggcctCCATGCTCAGATGAACTCCATGATGGGGGCTCTTCAGGAACTCAAGCTTCTACAGGTGCAGACAGCGCTGGAGCAGCTAGACATCTCAGGCGGGTCTGTCCAAAGGGCGGCCCCACCACCAGCAGAGGACACATGCCCTGGCCCTACCCCCAGCCCCAATGCTACCATTGGCTTTGTCCACGATGAGACCTTGAGGCCCCCCCTTGTCAGGACAACCAGcgaggagcagcagcagagccgGGGGGGGCACCAGAGCAGCCTGGGCACCTCGCCCTCTTCCTCCAGCCTGGAGACagtagagagtgagagtgagagccaGCCTCTCCCCCGCAGAGTGTCTGGATACACCGCCCCACAGGTGGAGTACTGCGTCCCACGTCTTTGCCAAGTGTTTCCAGAGCATCGTCAGCCGGCTCACCCAAGCCAGGTAGTGGATCTCCCTGGCATTCTCTACAGCCTCTCCAAGGAAGGCCCCTCGCTGGACAGCGACTACTCCCTGGACAGCATGGACGACTCCAGAGACTGGACCTCCTCGCTCATGAGCCGCAGCCGCAACCGGCAGCCGCTGGTGCTGGGGGACAACGTTTTCGCCGACCTGGTGGGCAACTGGCTGGACCTGCCTGAGCTGGAGAAGGAGGAGATGATTGGCTGGACTGACAGGCCTGACTCCCCAGCCCACCCTCTCCGTCTCAGCCGCTCCCAGGAGATCTGCAGGAAGGTCTCTCTGACCACCAATATCTTCAAGAAGTTCCTGCGTAGTGTGAGGCCCGACAGGGACAAGCTACTTAAGGAGAGGCCTGGCTGGATGGTCCCTGAGAACCAGGAGGCCGAGCTCTTTAAGAGGCCCAAGAAAGTGTCTAAGCAGCAGACCAAGGGGAGCTTCTACCTCCCATTCTGGGCAGGTGTAGGGCAGCAGGGTAAGGGACGGCCATGTCCCCAGCTGGCTGAGGAGAGACATCCCACGAGCCAGAGCCAGGGCCAGTTCTCTGGGCTTTAcatagacaggagacaggagtggAGACAGGAGGCCAGAATGGAGAAAATGCTGCCTTTGTTTGACTACAACACGGCTGTGTGGGTCTGA